From Pagrus major chromosome 2, Pma_NU_1.0, one genomic window encodes:
- the fkrp gene encoding ribitol 5-phosphate transferase FKRP, protein MRISLCQGLLTAAIILNLLILYYVSRAQQQMMEKRKELGRGTRRSALPASGLGGGLGALVGAGGEPGVVGGEGHGRGPRVTVLLREFENFENYVGDVATSFLRQRPELPFLAVADTSPYPPLVLPEGARLLVLSPSPDQPPQAHRPEFHVQTEFVLLVPDGVELEQPRAIERLIRELEGEGGGPVRLVAAPVLARSAVQCLHLRVNLREWTATYSPAASGSSGSVCTALQGDAVVLIRTEDLFNLSVPLGRPLFSSLFVQTALRGWKVKLLESPCFSANHRPLFSSAHNQWKADTRLKEATGKLMRSFGLKRLLQPDGREQWFGCSKETPRCFGTVQDDTPDYLYLDRWTPPCCLRALRETTKYVINILETSGVRYWLEGGTLLGAVRHQDIIPWDYDVDLGIYLEDVPNCDHLKNLDSGSLVDANGYVWERAVEGDFYRVQYSEANHLHVDLWPFYPRNGVMTKDTWTEHKQDVEFPEHFLQPLVPMSFAGISAYGPNNHRAFLELKFGEGVVENPQYPNPAKKRLDRSKL, encoded by the coding sequence ATGCGGATCAGTCTCTGCCAGGGCCTGTTAACTGCCGCCATCATCCTCAACCTCCTCATCCTCTACTATGTGTCCCGAGCCCAGCAGCAAATgatggagaagaggaaggaacTGGGCAGGGGCACGAGGAGGTCTGCCCTCCCGGCCTCCGGTCTAGGGGGAGGCCTGGGGGCACTTGTAGGAGCTGGAGGCGAGCCTGGAGTAGTCGGAGGGGAGGGACACGGCCGTGGCCCACGTGTGACTGTTCTTCTTCGGGAGTTTGAGAACTTTGAAAACTATGTTGGGGATGTTGCTACTTCTTTCCTCCGCCAGAGACCTGAGCTTCCCTTCCTGGCCGTGGCTGACACCTCTCCGTACCCTCCCTTGGTGCTTCCGGAAGGGGCTCGGCTTCTGGTGCTCTCCCCCTCCCCGGACCAGCCCCCGCAAGCTCACAGGCCAGAGTTCCACGTTCAGACAGAGTTTGTGCTGCTGGTGCCTGATGGGGTGGAGTTAGAGCAACCTCGGGCTATCGAGAGGCTGATCAGGGAGTTGGAAGGTGAGGGTGGAGGGCCCGTGAGGCTGGTAGCTGCACCTGTGCTGGCTCGATCTGCTGTGCAGTGCCTCCACCTGCGGGTGAACCTCAGAGAGTGGACGGCCACCTACTCGCCGGCTGCGTCTGGGAGCAGCGGGAGCGTGTGCACGGCTTTACAAGGAGATGCAGTTGTCCTCATTCGCACTGAGGATCTTTTTaacctctctgtccctctgggACGACCACTCTTCTCCTCACTCTTCGTCCAGACCGCCTTGAGAGGCTGGAAGGTCAAGCTACTGGAGAGCCCCTGTTTCTCCGCAAACCACCGCCCCCTCTTCAGCTCCGCTCACAACCAGTGGAAGGCCGATACTCGACTGAAGGAGGCCACCGGGAAGCTCATGAGGAGCTTTGGTCTGAAGCGCCTCCTGCAGCCTGATGGGAGGGAGCAGTGGTTTGGCTGCAGTAAAGAGACGCCTCGCTGCTTCGGCACTGTGCAGGATGACACTCCGGACTACCTCTATCTGGATCGCTGGACgcctccctgctgtctgcgaGCTCTCAGGGAAACCACCAAGTATGTTATCAACATCCTTGAGACCTCAGGTGTCCGCTACTGGCTAGAGGGGGGGACTCTGCTGGGCGCCGTCCGCCACCAGGACATCATCCCATGGGATTACGATGTGGACCTGGGCATCTACCTGGAGGACGTACCCAACTGCGATCACCTGAAGAACCTGGACTCAGGCTCTCTCGTGGATGCTAACGGCTATGTCTGGGAGCGCGCAGTGGAAGGTGATTTCTACAGAGTCCAGTACAGCGAGGCCAACCATCTGCATGTCGACCTGTGGCCATTCTATCCACGCAACGGCGTCATGACCAAAGACACATGGACGGAGCACAAGCAAGACGTGGAGTTCCCGGAGCACTTCCTGCAGCCGCTGGTGCCCATGTCCTTCGCTGGCATCTCTGCCTATGGCCCCAACAACCATCGAGCCTTCTTGGAGCTCAAGTTCGGAGAGGGGGTTGTTGAGAACCCTCAGTATCCCAACCCTGCAAAAAAGAGGCTGGACAGAAGCAAATTATGA